The nucleotide window ACATACAACatttaagagaaagaaatggaagagacAGCCTAGGGGGACCTCAGCCcccagagaaacaggaggaacagGGCACCAAAGGCTTATTTAGAAGAGTTCAAGAGAACTGCTGGTCTGGGGGCCTCAAGCTTGTATGCCCACCCCCTAAAATGATAGCAGTAAGTAGTACAAGCAGGCCCTGGCTCCTCTTCAGTAGACGCACTTCTGACCATCCATCACATCTCAGTTCCACAGGGAATGAGGGAATTGCTCAGGGGACGAGGGCTGCTTCACTCCAGATCTTCATCTCTGCCCTCACCCAAGGTGGAGAGGGATGGAATTGCAGGGAGATGAACTCAGCGCAAATGAAATGCTGGGGCATGGAAGTGAGCATGCAAAACCTAGCCCCTTCCCAGATGCCCTGTGAGGAGGAAAGGGGCTTCCCTGGCACACCCGATGAAACAAAAAGCATCTGCTCCTCCCATCTTTTGTACTTCACTCCCATCTGGGAATGCCAGTGATgttctcccctgcctccccacatGCCCTTAAGCCTAGGCAGATCCCAGTGTATTCTAGAACCAAGGTAGAGCTTCCTAAATTGAAGGCATGCCCTCTTTCCAGTCTAGATTACAGGTTACAGCTCAgcttgtaataaaaaaaaagtacattccTCAGAAGGCTCTGCAGAAACCGAGGAACAGGGCAGCTCATTTAACCCCAGGTTTGACAACACATTCAAGCAATTCACAGCTCTTGTTATTTTTGATGAAGTAGAACAAGGGGATTGCTTATAAAAAGCCACAGCATTCCACGCTGCAAGTTTACTTCCAACAGAGATCACTTTGGATCTAAATTGAAGATAACCCATAGCAAGTAGGATTTCAGTTTGATAGGCAAGATCTAAGCTGCTAAACTGGGACATCTGATGGCACTTTGCAATACCCATGCCCAGAGCAGCATTTCCCTTTGAATCCCTAGCTAACCATTCTAAGTATTTTCTAACTCCTGCTGAAAGTTAGGGCTTTGTGGTAGCAGGAACAGAACAGGTATTCTGAGAAAGCTACGTGGCTCATTCAGTCTCATCTGGAATACCTCCAGCCTCCTTCACTTTCATCTGCTATGTAGTGGACTTCCTTTGACATTCAACCCAGTAACACAAAAGTAAAACACCCATTCCCCTTCTGCCATGACCCCAAAGTCTTCCAGAAAGCTACAAGATAGTAGAAAGCCATAGGGTCCCAATTTGTGTCTGCATAGATGAAAGGAATATTTGACAACTCCTACCAGACTCCTCACTGTTGATGTTTTGTTCCTCGTGGCAGGAGATTTTACTCCCACACATGCCTTTCAGATAGTAACAAAACTCCTTTCACTTAACTGTGTTTAGTCTGTTGCACATGACTGAGGTAATCATGTAGGCTCTCCTTTATAATAACCAAAATGGCCATGTTCAGACAGCAAGTCACCTGAAAATAAGGACAGGTGgaataaattgtttctttaagTGCTCATCTCTCCATAACTAGAGAAATCTAGATCACTACATCTAGCTCAGTCACTGACCAACACAAACTAGCCTTTATTTCAGAAGCTCAATGAAAAGCTTAAGACATGCTGCCACTCTTTTTAGGCAGAACATTAAAGAATCTCACATGCTGAAGTCCTTCATCCCCAAAGGCACTGCATTAAGGCATTCTTATTTTGCTGGAGTCCACACAGGCACTATTTGACAAGCTCACACCCAAAAATAAACCATAAAAATTCCCTGCAAAAGAGCAGGAGCAAAAGCTACCCACTCCTCTACTTCCCTTTCCTCTAAACTCAGATGGACCCTCCCTAaagctgcagcagctgttgaAGAATCTAACCATGTTCAGTAGAGCAATTCAGAGTCCTATACAGAAGACAAATTAAAACCAATAAAGAAATCAATGAAGAAGCTAGGTGGAAGGGAAGATAAGATTCAGGGGAAAGAAGAGACAGGCAAGGTGGCAGGGGACAGTAGGTTGCAGACTTGAAGGAGCTACATTCAAGTAAAAAAGTAGACTGGAGACAAAgcaataggggaaaaaaaaaaggaaagaacaaaaggGCATGTTACACCAAAGATCCCCCAGACACCTCCAAATCCCCCACCAGGGAAGGGACTTGCCACCCCACCCACTCCAGGGTAAATGCCCCTCATACTTACAGGTTTACCTGACCTGGCAGACAGAATTCCCCATTTCTACAGTGATGGCCACCCCCAATTCCTTCTGTTGCTATGTAAAGCATACCATTTCCACCATAAGCGTGGGAGTTCTGGCAGCACCACCTCCCTTCTCCAAGGACTGAAGATAACACTTATGCAACAAAGACCCTCCAGATCTCAAACCAAAAAGGAAGTATTCTAGAGCTAGTGTTCTTCACCTTTGATCCTGGGCTTTTCAGTACTTACTTGCAATCACCACCACCACAATGGCACAAATCACTCCCATCATGATCATCATCTGGAGAAAGAGATTGTCAAAGAGTAATACTCAAAACAGATTGACAAATTCACATCTTCCCTGACAGCCAGGGAACATAAGCCAGACCCTGAAGGTTGGATGGCCAAGGCCTCAAAGTACTTCCACAATCAACAAATCCTAAGCATGTGAAATCATTATTAAGCACCAACTATCCTCTCAAAGCCCTGCAATAGAGGACTAGCCCAATTTCCTTCTGATAAAGGAGATCACGGCCCTATGAAACTCACCTTGCAGTTCTTCCACCAGTACTTCCTTTTGAGTTTTGCTGCACTACTTTCAAATTGTGAAGCACCGGCCTGGAGCGCGTCTGCCCGGTCATCCAGCTCTGACAGTCTCTGGTCTCGTTCCAGCACCTTGTCTACATTTACACACATTATATCAACGACCTGTAGAAGGAAGAATAGCAGAAGCAGTTGTATTGGTAAAGAGAGTTGAAAAAGTAAGAGGAGTAACTTGGCTAATAACAGAGATACACAAGCTAAAAAGGTCAGGATAAGGAACAGGTCTCAAGTCACTGCCCACTTTGAATTGAGGAAAAAATCCTAGATACGCTGTAAAAGTATCAGTTTGAGTACACTTAAACCAGGTCCTCGGCCCCACAttcacacccatttttaaaagctctcaAATCCAGCAAGCCTGAACCACCACGCTCAGGAGAGTAATCATAGCTCATTTCCTGGGCACTGCAAAAATAACTTAAGAGCTACATGTTGCCGCCCCAGTGAGGCATAAAGGCGTTACTGCATGTCAGCAGCCACGCTACAGCCACTGACTCTGGAAAGTCAGGCAAGGTTCCCCGCACACCACACACACTTGAAGCAGCAGGCAGGAATTAAGAGCTGTTCTGGGTGCTGTACAGCTTTATTTCCATAACAGATGCATGAGATGAGGTATCAAAATTCTTACAGGTCTGCTCCTTAGAAGTCATATCTGGAATTAAGCAGCTTTTAAACATAAAGCAGTCTCTCCAGCCTCTTTGTAAGTTATAATATGTACCCTATTTTGAGTATAGAGTATCAGCGCACTGCATGGGCGTGACAAGAGCATCCACCCCCTGTCAAGCCCGTCGCTGCTGCAGAGCAGTAGAAGAGTCCAGGCAGCCTGCGGGGAGCCAGCACGGCTGGCAGAGCTACTCACCTCCTTCACTTGGGCCTGCGTCTGCTGCAGCCGACGGTTACTGCTCTGATtggggggcggcccgggggggcccccACCCGGAGCTCCCCCTTCGGGGGCCCCGGGAGCAGGTTGCGGAGCTGGGTCAGACCTagggaaacagagagaaaacccAGCCAGCCGCTCGAGGGACAGAACCTCCACACACTCCCAAATCCACCTgaaccccagtgt belongs to Strix uralensis isolate ZFMK-TIS-50842 chromosome 2, bStrUra1, whole genome shotgun sequence and includes:
- the VAMP1 gene encoding vesicle-associated membrane protein 1 isoform X1, which encodes MAAPVSPLLPVPALALPAALPGLSLLRVLPRAGLPPVRGVPGRARGLGAVVGMGTLGFRWIWECVEVLSLERLAGFSLCFPRSDPAPQPAPGAPEGGAPGGGPPGPPPNQSSNRRLQQTQAQVKEVVDIMCVNVDKVLERDQRLSELDDRADALQAGASQFESSAAKLKRKYWWKNCKMMIMMGVICAIVVVVIARIKSFQSA
- the VAMP1 gene encoding vesicle-associated membrane protein 1 isoform X3 — translated: MSDPAPQPAPGAPEGGAPGGGPPGPPPNQSSNRRLQQTQAQVKEVVDIMCVNVDKVLERDQRLSELDDRADALQAGASQFESSAAKLKRKYWWKNCKMMIMMGVICAIVVVVIARIKSFQSA
- the VAMP1 gene encoding vesicle-associated membrane protein 1 isoform X2, with the protein product MAAPVSPLLPVPALALPAALPGLSLLRVLPRAGLPPVRGVPGRARGLGAVVGMGTLGFRWIWECVEVLSLERLAGFSLCFPRSDPAPQPAPGAPEGGAPGGGPPGPPPNQSSNRRLQQTQAQVKEVVDIMCVNVDKVLERDQRLSELDDRADALQAGASQFESSAAKLKRKYWWKNCKMMIMMGVICAIVVVVIAIYFFT